In Chryseobacterium lactis, a single genomic region encodes these proteins:
- a CDS encoding efflux RND transporter permease subunit — protein sequence MLKKIIKRPVLATVISVLLVILGIVGMVSLPITKFPDIAPPTVMVTAVYPGANAETIARSVAPPLENAINGVENMDYITSNASNDGTLSITVIFKLGTDPDQAAINVQNRVAQVTNQLPAEVIQAGITTVKRQNSMIAMVSLTSKDGKMGDLFLENYAKINIVPELKRVKGVGDAMVYGNKDYSMRIWLDPNKLASYNLTPAEVSRAIQTQNLEAAPGRFGERSKEVMEYVLRYKGKFTEPEQYENITIKALSDGSVLKLKDIAKVEFGAYSYTVSSNFNKKPSVTMAMFQMAGSNANEVQIALQERMKELEKSFPEGMSYEIPYATKEALDQSIEQVIHTLIEAFILVFIVVYIFLQDLRSTLIPAIAVPVSIVGTFFFIKIFGFSINILTLFALVLAIGIVVDDAIVVVEAVHAKMEHKKLNPRAATMSAMSEITGAIVSITLIMSAVFVPVAFMSGSTGLFYQQFALTLAIAIVISAINALTLSPALCALFLKQHHGGTHEKMNFKDRFFAGFNASFNKLTFRYGKAILFLLKKKWIALIIVVAFGGLFAWMSMTTPKGFIPDEDQSFIIVTANLAPGASKDRTSKVVSDTEDLLMKNPAVEKVISVDGLNLFSGSMSSSAASIFVKLKKGGERGAVNNINDIIGQTQGMLSKDKRANFLVINTPTVDGFGNTSGMELVVQDRTNGELQNLGNITYGMMGALMQRPEVAVAFTTFDVSYPQFEVLVDEVKAAQLGVNVSDVLGVMQGYYGSIQASDFNRFGKYYRVLVQSSPETRQDKESLNGVFVKNNTGGMVPVNTLVSLKQVTGAEVVARFNLFNSSNLTVMPAPGYSTGQAMAAVEEVSKQVLPPGYTYDYKGMSREEAGSGSQSVMIFGLCIVFVFFLLSAQYESYILPFAVLIAIPVGLSGVFVGITFADLSNNIYVQIAMVMLIGLLAKNGILIVEFAIQRRRAGKSITASAVEGAKARLRPILMTSLAFITGLLPLLFVVGPSALGNHSIGYAAISGMLFGTILGIFVVPVLFVVFQFLHERINGRVVTDADWEY from the coding sequence ATGTTAAAGAAAATTATAAAAAGACCTGTACTGGCAACGGTTATTTCCGTGTTGCTTGTTATTCTGGGGATAGTCGGTATGGTGAGCCTGCCGATCACAAAGTTTCCGGATATTGCGCCACCTACCGTTATGGTAACTGCGGTATACCCGGGAGCAAATGCTGAAACGATTGCAAGATCGGTGGCACCTCCTTTGGAAAACGCCATCAATGGAGTGGAAAATATGGATTATATAACGTCGAATGCCAGTAACGACGGAACGTTAAGTATTACCGTTATTTTTAAATTGGGTACAGATCCCGATCAGGCAGCTATCAACGTTCAGAACAGGGTTGCCCAGGTGACCAATCAGCTTCCCGCAGAGGTTATTCAGGCAGGGATTACCACGGTAAAGAGACAGAACAGTATGATTGCTATGGTATCACTGACCAGTAAAGATGGTAAGATGGGTGATCTTTTCCTGGAAAATTATGCGAAAATTAATATTGTACCGGAACTGAAAAGAGTGAAGGGAGTAGGAGACGCGATGGTGTACGGAAATAAAGATTATTCAATGCGTATCTGGCTTGATCCAAATAAACTGGCCTCCTATAATCTGACCCCGGCAGAAGTTTCACGGGCGATTCAGACCCAAAACCTGGAGGCAGCTCCCGGAAGATTCGGAGAAAGAAGTAAGGAGGTAATGGAATATGTACTTCGCTACAAAGGAAAATTCACGGAACCTGAGCAATATGAAAATATTACCATAAAAGCTTTAAGTGATGGTTCTGTTTTAAAACTAAAAGATATTGCCAAAGTTGAATTTGGGGCATATAGTTATACTGTTTCCTCCAATTTTAACAAAAAACCTTCAGTAACGATGGCAATGTTCCAGATGGCAGGATCGAATGCCAATGAGGTGCAAATCGCCCTGCAGGAAAGAATGAAAGAACTGGAGAAGTCTTTCCCGGAAGGAATGAGCTATGAGATTCCGTATGCTACAAAAGAAGCATTGGATCAGTCGATCGAACAGGTAATTCATACTTTGATAGAAGCATTTATCCTGGTATTTATCGTCGTGTATATTTTCTTACAGGATCTACGTTCTACTTTGATTCCGGCGATTGCAGTTCCCGTGTCTATTGTAGGAACATTCTTCTTTATAAAGATTTTTGGATTCTCAATTAATATCCTGACATTATTTGCCCTGGTACTGGCTATTGGTATTGTTGTGGATGATGCCATTGTAGTCGTAGAGGCAGTTCATGCTAAAATGGAACATAAAAAACTGAATCCGAGGGCTGCCACGATGTCGGCTATGAGTGAGATTACAGGGGCTATTGTTTCCATTACCTTAATTATGTCTGCGGTATTCGTTCCGGTAGCATTTATGAGTGGTTCTACAGGATTGTTTTATCAGCAGTTTGCTTTGACATTGGCTATCGCAATTGTTATTTCTGCGATCAATGCATTGACTTTAAGCCCTGCATTATGTGCTTTATTTTTAAAACAACATCATGGAGGGACTCACGAAAAAATGAATTTTAAAGACCGCTTCTTTGCAGGCTTTAATGCAAGTTTTAATAAACTGACATTCCGTTATGGAAAAGCAATATTATTTCTTTTAAAGAAAAAATGGATTGCACTGATCATCGTTGTAGCATTCGGAGGATTGTTTGCGTGGATGTCGATGACTACTCCTAAAGGATTTATTCCCGATGAAGACCAGAGTTTTATCATCGTGACAGCTAATCTGGCTCCCGGAGCTTCTAAGGACAGAACTTCAAAAGTAGTTTCGGACACGGAAGATCTTTTGATGAAAAACCCTGCGGTAGAAAAGGTTATTTCAGTTGATGGGCTTAATTTATTCAGTGGGTCGATGTCATCGTCAGCAGCTTCTATTTTCGTTAAATTAAAAAAAGGAGGCGAGAGAGGGGCTGTTAATAATATCAATGACATTATTGGACAGACTCAGGGAATGCTTTCTAAGGATAAAAGGGCTAATTTCCTTGTGATTAATACTCCAACAGTGGATGGTTTCGGAAATACCAGTGGGATGGAACTTGTGGTTCAGGATCGTACCAATGGGGAACTTCAAAATTTAGGAAATATTACCTATGGAATGATGGGAGCTTTGATGCAGAGGCCTGAAGTAGCGGTAGCTTTTACCACTTTCGATGTGAGCTATCCTCAGTTTGAAGTACTGGTAGATGAGGTGAAGGCTGCGCAGCTTGGAGTCAATGTTTCAGATGTGCTAGGGGTGATGCAGGGATATTATGGAAGTATTCAGGCATCGGATTTCAACAGATTCGGAAAGTATTACAGAGTATTGGTACAATCTTCTCCGGAGACCAGACAGGATAAAGAATCCCTGAACGGAGTTTTTGTGAAAAATAATACGGGCGGAATGGTTCCTGTAAATACATTGGTAAGTTTAAAACAGGTGACGGGAGCTGAAGTGGTAGCTCGTTTTAATCTCTTTAATTCATCCAATTTAACGGTAATGCCGGCTCCGGGATACAGTACAGGTCAGGCTATGGCGGCTGTTGAAGAAGTAAGCAAACAGGTACTTCCTCCGGGATATACTTATGATTACAAGGGAATGAGCCGTGAAGAAGCTGGCTCCGGTTCCCAATCCGTAATGATTTTCGGATTGTGTATTGTGTTTGTGTTCTTCCTTTTATCTGCACAGTATGAAAGTTATATCCTTCCATTTGCAGTGCTTATTGCTATTCCGGTTGGTTTATCGGGTGTTTTTGTTGGAATTACGTTCGCTGATCTTTCGAATAATATTTATGTTCAGATTGCCATGGTAATGTTGATCGGGCTTTTAGCGAAGAATGGTATTTTGATTGTGGAATTTGCTATTCAGAGACGCCGCGCGGGGAAAAGTATTACGGCGTCGGCTGTTGAAGGAGCAAAGGCCCGTCTGCGTCCTATTTTGATGACTTCATTAGCGTTTATTACGGGATTGCTTCCTCTTCTATTTGTAGTAGGACCCTCAGCATTAGGAAATCATTCTATTGGGTACGCTGCCATTTCGGGGATGCTTTTCGGAACGATCTTAGGAATTTTTGTGGTTCCTGTTCTCTTTGTAGTATTCCAGTTTTTACATGAAAGAATCAACGGAAGAGTAGTGACGGATGCGGATTGGGAATATTAA
- a CDS encoding efflux transporter outer membrane subunit, with amino-acid sequence MKFKNIAYIALISGTAVSCGVQKYEQPVVKMPENFRNDSVVAEKNENIAKISYRDFFKDPVLVGLIDKAMVQNNNLLVAIKQIEFASLAYDQSKWGNVPILSAGANANITRSSDNSMGGMSAAQFGGKKYTENYTASVNLSWEADIWGKIKGRKEQALVEYLKTKEAANAVKTQVVAAVVQGYYNLLMLDTQLEITKSNLVYADNTLKFLAKQQELGLTTALAVQQQEIVKDQILKSVPAIESSVATQENALSVLTGSMPGKIERSAGLNNVQSPDKISAGIPVELLSYRPDIRTAELDVRKSAAAIHVAKVSMYPSLNITAQGGVNAFQLSQWFNIPGSLFGMVAGAIAQPILNGKQLKTQYEQSKVLADQAEIGFKQSVLKAVGEVSDALVQIQKLEEQQKIAEGLAMKSGEAVKKADLLFKYNSATYVEVIIAQTNKLQAELDLASLKTQRLNAITALYRSVGGGWQ; translated from the coding sequence ATGAAATTTAAAAATATAGCATATATCGCACTCATTTCAGGAACCGCCGTTTCATGTGGGGTTCAGAAATATGAACAACCGGTAGTCAAAATGCCTGAAAACTTCAGAAACGACAGTGTTGTTGCGGAAAAGAATGAAAACATTGCTAAAATCAGTTATAGAGATTTTTTCAAAGATCCTGTTTTGGTTGGACTGATTGACAAAGCAATGGTGCAGAACAATAATCTTTTGGTAGCGATAAAACAAATAGAGTTTGCTTCTCTGGCATACGATCAAAGTAAATGGGGAAATGTACCGATACTCAGTGCTGGTGCTAACGCAAATATCACTCGTTCTTCGGACAATAGTATGGGCGGAATGTCGGCAGCGCAGTTTGGCGGGAAAAAATATACTGAAAACTATACTGCTTCTGTCAATCTATCATGGGAAGCAGATATCTGGGGGAAAATTAAGGGTCGGAAAGAGCAGGCTCTGGTAGAATATCTTAAGACTAAGGAAGCGGCCAATGCTGTAAAGACACAGGTTGTTGCAGCAGTAGTACAGGGGTATTATAATTTATTGATGCTGGATACTCAGCTGGAAATTACAAAATCCAATCTCGTCTATGCGGATAATACCTTGAAATTTCTTGCCAAACAACAGGAACTTGGGCTGACAACAGCTTTAGCTGTGCAGCAACAGGAAATCGTGAAAGATCAGATCTTAAAATCTGTTCCGGCTATTGAGAGTTCTGTAGCCACACAGGAAAATGCTTTGAGCGTATTGACAGGTTCGATGCCGGGAAAAATTGAAAGAAGTGCCGGTTTGAATAATGTACAATCTCCGGATAAAATTTCAGCCGGAATTCCCGTGGAACTATTGAGCTACAGACCGGATATAAGAACTGCCGAACTGGACGTAAGGAAAAGTGCAGCGGCAATTCATGTGGCAAAAGTAAGCATGTACCCTTCGTTGAATATTACGGCGCAGGGTGGTGTGAATGCCTTTCAGTTGAGCCAATGGTTTAATATTCCGGGATCCTTGTTCGGGATGGTAGCTGGAGCTATTGCCCAGCCTATTTTGAACGGCAAACAATTGAAAACACAGTATGAACAGTCAAAAGTATTGGCGGATCAGGCTGAAATCGGCTTTAAGCAGTCTGTTTTAAAAGCAGTGGGAGAGGTTTCTGATGCATTGGTACAAATTCAAAAGCTGGAAGAGCAGCAAAAGATTGCTGAAGGACTGGCGATGAAATCCGGTGAAGCAGTAAAGAAGGCAGATTTGTTATTTAAATATAATTCAGCTACTTATGTTGAGGTGATCATTGCGCAAACCAATAAACTTCAGGCAGAGCTGGATCTGGCTTCCCTGAAAACTCAGCGCCTGAATGCAATAACAGCTCTTTATCGATCTGTAGGCGGAGGATGGCAATAA
- a CDS encoding metallophosphoesterase: MKIQVISDLHREFGSTELCFDNSDVVVLAGDVNLGTKGVEWIKSKIHNKPVIYVLGNHEYYKGSYPKTLDRIKEAAKGSNVFVLENSFVDLDGTRFHGATLWTDFSIFGNPVEYGMLCQPKMNDYKKIRRDPSYSKMRTIDTFKIHQYSKLWLKESLENSKGFNNIVVTHHAPSIQSVPEHYKEDPLTSAYASDLEDLITEHQPLYWIHGHIHTPSRYKIGDTEVICNPHGYIDEKYNGYDKELIIVV, encoded by the coding sequence ATGAAAATACAAGTCATTAGTGATCTTCACCGGGAGTTTGGCAGTACGGAATTATGTTTTGATAATTCAGATGTTGTTGTTTTGGCAGGAGATGTTAATCTGGGGACCAAAGGTGTGGAATGGATTAAATCTAAAATTCATAACAAGCCGGTAATTTACGTCTTAGGCAATCATGAATATTATAAAGGCTCTTATCCAAAAACACTTGACAGGATTAAAGAAGCAGCAAAGGGGTCAAATGTATTTGTGCTTGAAAACTCTTTTGTAGACCTTGATGGAACTCGTTTTCATGGAGCAACGTTGTGGACTGATTTTTCAATTTTTGGAAATCCTGTCGAATATGGAATGCTTTGTCAGCCTAAAATGAATGATTATAAAAAGATCAGACGAGATCCTTCTTATTCAAAAATGAGAACGATTGATACCTTTAAAATCCATCAGTATTCAAAATTATGGTTGAAAGAAAGCCTTGAAAATTCAAAAGGTTTTAACAATATTGTTGTAACCCATCACGCACCAAGTATTCAATCTGTACCGGAACATTACAAAGAAGATCCTTTGACTTCTGCGTATGCTTCTGATCTGGAGGATTTAATTACAGAACACCAACCTTTATATTGGATTCATGGCCACATCCATACACCATCCAGATATAAAATCGGAGATACTGAAGTTATTTGTAATCCTCATGGCTATATTGATGAAAAATATAACGGTTATGATAAGGAACTGATCATTGTGGTTTAA
- a CDS encoding helix-turn-helix domain-containing protein, giving the protein MPRKKNTESTGYISEFTLEKLFQEVQIDLRIKEFVVKTLDTSSYSMKLNVPYRSEYFCMILVKKGYNKFRVDDKRYIISEGDVLFSPTSETFWIEEVSEDYVAKYIFFSIDFISNAGFNYRSSDVLRSLSEDPASVIRNEPDLFRRVEFHLDELKILNNPENDNYYFKELIWHHFSLVIYEIDNYFKKIEKGNPITYREDELTTSFFILVREHFKEEHTIQFYADKLCISRKYLTKVINKTMFKSPRDIVHQVLGVEARLLLKNSNANVNEVATQLGFSDQASFSKFFKKQAGISPLAYKRADLY; this is encoded by the coding sequence ATGCCTCGAAAGAAAAATACAGAATCTACCGGATACATTTCTGAATTTACACTTGAAAAACTTTTTCAGGAAGTGCAAATTGATCTCAGGATTAAAGAATTTGTTGTAAAAACTCTTGATACAAGCAGTTATTCTATGAAACTTAACGTTCCGTACCGGTCAGAATATTTTTGTATGATTCTTGTGAAAAAAGGATATAATAAGTTCAGGGTTGATGATAAAAGATATATTATTTCAGAAGGTGATGTTTTATTCAGTCCAACATCAGAGACCTTTTGGATAGAAGAAGTATCAGAAGATTATGTGGCTAAATATATTTTCTTCTCAATTGATTTTATTTCTAATGCAGGCTTTAATTACAGATCGAGTGATGTCTTAAGGAGTCTTTCCGAAGACCCTGCCAGTGTAATCAGGAATGAACCGGATTTGTTTCGGAGAGTGGAATTTCACCTGGATGAACTTAAAATTTTAAACAATCCTGAAAACGATAATTATTATTTTAAGGAATTAATCTGGCATCACTTTTCACTTGTTATCTATGAGATTGATAATTATTTTAAAAAAATAGAAAAAGGAAATCCGATCACTTATCGGGAAGATGAACTCACAACAAGCTTTTTTATTTTGGTCCGTGAACACTTTAAGGAAGAGCATACTATACAGTTCTATGCAGATAAGCTTTGCATAAGTCGTAAATATCTCACTAAGGTAATCAATAAGACGATGTTTAAGTCACCAAGAGATATTGTTCACCAGGTATTAGGAGTTGAAGCAAGACTATTGCTTAAGAATTCCAATGCCAATGTAAACGAAGTGGCGACCCAGCTTGGTTTTTCAGATCAGGCGTCTTTCAGTAAATTTTTTAAGAAACAAGCCGGAATTTCTCCATTGGCTTATAAAAGGGCTGATTTGTATTAA
- a CDS encoding efflux RND transporter periplasmic adaptor subunit, which translates to MQRFFIQKSTLIFLSLVVLAGCRKNNQNQSYQQQAPELPVETVKQGDASVSREYAAAVEGVSNVEIRPQVTGYLSKIFVDEGDYVRAGQSLFKIEDQVFREQLKIAQAALITAQANLSTSKIDLDRKKELFKNKMVSDIQVKEAEAAYNAARGAVSSSTSSIQSAKINLNFSTIKAPVSGFIGRFNYRLGSLMTPGNQLPITLLSDIHQVYTYFSMSENDFNNFQKQQVGSSVQEVINNTPAVSLLLSGGEKYTEAGKIDAVEGQFNKTTGSITLRAKFNNPNNFLRSGNTGKIVMNQFYSNVILLPIASTRTIQDKVFVFTIKNGKAVMLPVEVNGKAGDQFIVSNGLKAGDQYITTGFDRLQPGTPVVAQKKNAQQKKS; encoded by the coding sequence ATGCAAAGGTTTTTTATTCAGAAATCAACCCTAATTTTCCTCTCGCTTGTCGTCCTGGCAGGGTGTAGGAAAAATAATCAAAATCAATCTTATCAGCAGCAGGCACCGGAACTTCCTGTAGAAACAGTGAAGCAGGGAGATGCCTCTGTTTCCAGAGAATATGCGGCTGCAGTTGAGGGCGTTTCCAATGTGGAAATCAGACCTCAGGTAACAGGATATTTAAGCAAAATTTTTGTTGATGAAGGAGATTACGTGAGAGCCGGACAGTCTTTATTTAAGATTGAAGATCAGGTGTTTCGTGAACAGCTCAAAATTGCTCAGGCAGCTCTGATTACAGCACAAGCCAATCTTTCAACCTCTAAAATTGATCTGGACAGAAAAAAGGAGCTTTTTAAAAATAAAATGGTTTCGGATATCCAGGTGAAAGAGGCAGAAGCTGCTTATAATGCTGCAAGAGGGGCTGTAAGTTCGTCAACATCTTCCATCCAATCAGCGAAAATCAACCTGAACTTTTCAACGATTAAAGCGCCGGTAAGTGGATTTATCGGAAGATTCAATTATCGTCTGGGAAGTTTGATGACTCCGGGAAATCAGCTGCCTATTACATTGCTGTCTGATATTCATCAGGTGTATACCTATTTCAGCATGAGTGAAAATGATTTTAATAATTTTCAGAAACAACAGGTAGGAAGTAGTGTTCAGGAAGTAATCAACAATACTCCGGCTGTATCTCTATTGCTTTCCGGTGGTGAAAAATATACTGAAGCCGGGAAAATTGATGCAGTGGAAGGACAGTTTAATAAAACCACCGGATCTATTACTTTAAGAGCAAAATTCAACAATCCTAACAACTTTTTGAGAAGTGGAAACACAGGGAAAATTGTAATGAATCAGTTTTACAGTAATGTTATTCTGCTTCCGATTGCCTCAACCAGAACAATCCAGGATAAGGTTTTTGTCTTTACCATCAAAAATGGGAAAGCAGTAATGTTGCCGGTTGAAGTCAACGGAAAGGCAGGTGATCAATTCATTGTATCCAACGGGCTTAAGGCCGGTGATCAGTACATTACTACCGGCTTCGACAGATTACAGCCGGGAACTCCTGTGGTAGCACAAAAGAAGAATGCTCAACAGAAAAAATCGTAA
- a CDS encoding outer membrane beta-barrel family protein → MKIILFPIAVLMGTCTFAQTKAVKDTVKAEAKEIEGVTLVARKPTVESKVDRTVFNVSNSSIVAGNTTWDVLRMTPLVSINNNDDVKAEGQNVTVYINDRKSVFTGKELKEYLKTIPADNLMKIEVITSPSSRYETSGSVINIVLKKRDDEGMKGSISLNNRQSTKNSQYTNFNLNYHKKKFTQTFIGSYNSGNYVQKTETWDNRFENNKLTQFSLENIMRNESPSLSSTSEFAINDKNNIGFVLEYSQNRNLSLAESDGRISLNGNPGDSFHQMQNTWGFSRNLGTNAFYKYYDKEKNKILDINLGTNYSSNNNDNLIDKEITDKQGVKTAQQLGFISTNEMRNYYLKIDYTQPLGKSGGTIEVGGKTELNNHVIPNNLYGSSINDPNSEYFNLSKNDRFHYKDNLSSLYANYSKTFFKKLETRIGIRYEYIDFKVGQDVAGTERKESYGTFLPNLLLKYTFSDKYDVSFTYNRSIWRPWYSEFNPFLMPEINGTYSRGNLYLNPNPNDRLYLKFGILKKYFISARYMHTNQDYWTTYVTENGRTVSLPGNFDGKVEKYYLFANTNQNFLKNKLNVNVGFGWYYINNKDFNEKNKLGGKNYISYWGGSANLSYTNLFNKNINLSAWMEIANQNNGNSYANNTNVFHNISVTKIFPKTQMELSMQLMNIFKRPSGDNTTYSPDGTFREYSKWDWYGVALTFVKRFGNQKVKENTKTDVEKNAGGGK, encoded by the coding sequence ATGAAAATAATTTTATTTCCAATCGCGGTATTAATGGGCACTTGCACTTTTGCTCAAACCAAGGCTGTGAAAGATACTGTAAAAGCAGAGGCGAAAGAAATTGAAGGAGTTACTCTTGTCGCCAGAAAACCAACCGTTGAATCTAAAGTAGACAGAACCGTTTTTAATGTTTCCAATAGTTCTATAGTAGCAGGAAATACGACCTGGGATGTCCTTAGAATGACCCCATTGGTAAGCATCAATAATAATGATGATGTAAAAGCGGAGGGACAAAACGTTACGGTATATATCAATGACAGAAAATCAGTTTTTACAGGGAAGGAATTAAAAGAATATCTTAAGACTATTCCTGCTGATAACCTTATGAAGATTGAGGTCATTACCAGTCCGTCTTCCCGATATGAAACTTCAGGATCTGTGATTAATATTGTCCTTAAAAAGAGAGATGATGAAGGAATGAAGGGAAGTATTTCTTTGAATAACAGACAAAGTACCAAAAACTCTCAATACACGAATTTTAACCTGAATTATCATAAAAAAAAGTTTACCCAAACCTTTATAGGAAGTTATAATAGCGGAAATTATGTCCAGAAGACAGAGACCTGGGACAATCGGTTTGAAAACAATAAACTTACCCAATTCAGTCTGGAAAATATAATGAGAAATGAGAGTCCTTCACTTTCCTCTACTTCAGAATTTGCAATCAACGACAAAAATAATATCGGATTTGTGCTGGAGTATTCACAGAACAGAAATTTATCTTTGGCCGAATCTGACGGAAGGATTTCATTGAATGGGAACCCTGGTGATTCTTTTCATCAGATGCAAAATACCTGGGGTTTCAGCCGTAACTTAGGGACGAATGCCTTTTACAAATACTATGATAAGGAAAAAAATAAAATTTTAGATATTAATTTAGGAACCAATTATTCCAGCAATAACAATGATAATTTAATTGACAAGGAAATAACAGATAAGCAGGGAGTAAAAACAGCGCAGCAGCTGGGATTTATCAGTACGAATGAGATGCGTAATTATTACCTGAAAATAGATTATACACAACCTTTAGGTAAATCGGGAGGTACTATAGAAGTGGGCGGAAAGACCGAGCTTAATAATCACGTGATTCCTAATAATTTGTATGGATCCAGTATCAACGATCCCAACTCGGAATATTTTAATCTTTCTAAAAATGACAGATTCCACTATAAAGATAATCTGAGCTCTTTGTATGCCAATTACAGTAAAACATTTTTCAAAAAACTGGAAACAAGAATAGGAATAAGATATGAATATATTGATTTCAAAGTTGGGCAGGATGTAGCAGGAACAGAGAGAAAGGAATCGTATGGAACTTTTTTACCCAATCTATTGCTGAAATATACTTTTTCGGATAAATATGATGTGAGTTTTACCTATAACCGAAGCATATGGAGACCTTGGTATTCTGAATTTAATCCATTCCTGATGCCGGAAATCAATGGAACATATTCCAGAGGAAATTTATATTTAAATCCGAATCCTAACGATCGTCTTTATCTAAAATTCGGAATTCTGAAAAAGTACTTTATCTCTGCAAGATATATGCATACCAATCAGGATTACTGGACAACCTATGTTACTGAAAATGGAAGAACTGTTTCCTTGCCCGGAAACTTCGATGGAAAGGTGGAAAAATACTATCTTTTTGCCAATACCAATCAGAATTTTCTGAAAAACAAGCTGAATGTCAATGTCGGATTTGGATGGTACTACATCAATAATAAAGATTTTAATGAAAAAAATAAATTGGGAGGTAAGAACTATATCAGTTATTGGGGAGGTTCTGCCAATTTATCATACACCAATCTTTTCAACAAAAATATCAACCTGAGTGCCTGGATGGAGATTGCGAATCAAAACAATGGAAATTCATATGCGAACAATACCAACGTTTTCCATAATATTTCAGTCACCAAAATATTCCCAAAAACTCAAATGGAGCTGAGTATGCAGCTGATGAATATCTTTAAAAGACCTTCAGGTGATAATACGACTTATAGTCCGGATGGTACGTTTAGAGAGTATTCGAAATGGGATTGGTACGGGGTAGCACTTACGTTCGTAAAACGCTTTGGAAATCAGAAAGTAAAAGAAAATACTAAAACCGATGTCGAGAAAAATGCCGGCGGAGGAAAATAA
- a CDS encoding DUF2652 domain-containing protein, whose protein sequence is MKTNIQEGVILIPDFSGFTEFVFNTKLYTGEYIVRELLSTLIDMNDRYFEISEIEGDAILFYRYDEQPSYQNISGILKKMRNAFNKKIEELSKSLSTTIDLSLKFIVHYGTFSQYNIGNFRKLYGKTIVEAHQLLKNGLAEQPSYALYTNSFLENSKKQEAAFPEEGFHQEEVGAIHYFENIN, encoded by the coding sequence ATGAAAACAAATATACAGGAGGGTGTTATTCTTATTCCGGATTTCAGCGGATTTACGGAATTTGTGTTTAATACAAAATTATACACAGGAGAGTATATTGTAAGGGAATTGCTCTCTACATTGATTGACATGAATGATCGCTATTTTGAAATTTCAGAGATTGAAGGAGACGCCATTTTGTTCTATCGCTATGATGAGCAGCCGTCTTATCAGAATATTTCAGGGATACTCAAAAAAATGCGAAATGCCTTCAACAAGAAAATAGAAGAACTCAGTAAGAGTCTGAGTACAACTATTGATCTGTCTCTGAAGTTTATCGTTCATTACGGTACATTTTCACAATATAATATTGGGAATTTCAGAAAATTATACGGAAAAACAATAGTGGAAGCCCATCAGCTCCTTAAAAACGGGTTGGCGGAACAGCCTTCTTATGCTTTATACACCAATTCTTTCCTTGAAAACAGTAAAAAACAAGAAGCAGCTTTTCCTGAAGAAGGTTTTCATCAGGAGGAAGTAGGTGCCATTCACTATTTTGAAAATATAAACTAG